The Vulcanimicrobium alpinum sequence CGACGCCGCGAGCTCCGCGACGAGCGCGTCGTCGTCGTCGCCGAGTTCGATCGCGCACACCCCGCGCGCGCTCGTCGCGACCAGCACGCGGCCGAGCGAACTCGGCGCGATCGCGTATGCGATCTGCTCGCCGCGACCGCCGGACCGCACGCTCCCCGGCGTCATCCCGAGCACGCCTTCGCCGTACACGCGGCTCGGCGATCCGAAGCCGGCGTCGTAGATCGCGTCGCTCACGCGCGCGCCCGCCCGCAGCCGTTCGCGCAGACGTTCGGCGCGCAGCGCGCGCGCGAACTCGCCGGGCGTCACCCCGGTGATGCGCCGGAACAGCCGCTGAAAGTGAAACCGGCTCAGCCCGACCGCGCGCGCCGCATCGCCGAGCGACGGCGGATCGTCCGACGAGAGCAGCGCCGCCGCGCGTTCGATCGTGCGCACCGCTTCGGCGTCGGGCGCGCCGTCGTCGGGCGCGCAGCGTTTGCACGCGCGGAACCCGGCGGCGCGCGCCTCCGGCGCATCGGGGAATGCGACGACATTCCGGCGCACGGGCGTGCGCGAAGGACAGCCGCTGCGGCAATAGATCCCCGTCGAGCGGACGCCGAAGCGGAAGGTGTCATCGCGCCGGCGAGCTTCGATTTGCTCCCAGCGCGCGTCGTCGATCGTTTCCATGATCGTGTTACCGTAGCGCTCCGCGCACCGCACGGCGTTCCGTGCGTTGCTCCGGCATCACTTGCCGATGCAGAACCGGGCAAAGACCCCGTCGAGGATCGCTTCGGTTGCCGCGGCCCCGGTGATCTCGCCGAGCGCGGCGACCGCGGCGACCAGATCGGGGGCTACCAAATCGAGCGGATCGCCCCGGTCGAGCGTCGCGCGGGCCTGCGCGAGCGCGTCGCGGCCGCGTGCGACGGCCGCGGCCTGGCGCGCCGACGCGAGATGCGGCCGGCCGGGATCGGGCGCCTCGCCGCCGAGCGCCGCCGCCCCGATCGCCGCCCGCACCGCCGCGACGGTCTCCGCGGCATGCGCCGAC is a genomic window containing:
- the ada gene encoding bifunctional DNA-binding transcriptional regulator/O6-methylguanine-DNA methyltransferase Ada; this encodes METIDDARWEQIEARRRDDTFRFGVRSTGIYCRSGCPSRTPVRRNVVAFPDAPEARAAGFRACKRCAPDDGAPDAEAVRTIERAAALLSSDDPPSLGDAARAVGLSRFHFQRLFRRITGVTPGEFARALRAERLRERLRAGARVSDAIYDAGFGSPSRVYGEGVLGMTPGSVRSGGRGEQIAYAIAPSSLGRVLVATSARGVCAIELGDDDDALVAELAASFPNAERTRDDGALAATLAQVVALVDDPAVPVDLTLDVRGTAFQRRVWNALRGLAPGEPATYGAIARAIGNPHAAQAVGAACAANRLAVAIPCHRVVREDGDAAGYRWGVARKRELLRREADARAERARRANVRSSTDEIDALSSDRPERRATRA